The genomic stretch CAGAACTTGATTTGCTTGGTCAGGATTAGAACAGTCAGCGATTACACAATTAACCACCTCTATGTGGTTTTCCCGAATCGTTCTTTGAAGGGTTTCACAGCCTTTAGAGTTGTCTTGATCAGCACTGCTCATTTTGTTGAGTACCATGAAAGAGCGAGCTGGCAGGTCATTCAGGGCTTTCTGGGCTGTGTCATAAAGTTTAGTATCTCTCTCTTCCCATTGGTAGCCTACAGGGTCTGGTCTCCGCACAAAAAGAACTACATCCACTCGCTCCCCTAGGGTTTGTAGCATCAGCTTTTCATCCCCTACTCTGAGGTCCCCTAAACCAGGTATGTCTACTAAGGCAATCTTTTCAACTTCGGATTTATTGAAAGGACAGAATATCTCTACTTCTCTGACTGCCAAAACGGCGAAGTCACTATTGGCATCTTGTTGGTGAACTACATAGTTTCGTATTTCTTCCTTGGCAACCCGATCTAATACCCGAGGGGAGTTTGCTTCCAGTAAATGGCCATAGTGATTAAGATGACCATAATATTCGTTGCGCAGCCGTTCGTACATCGCTTTTTTTGTGGCAGCATCACTAGGCAGTTCGGGAAGCTGGCTAGCAAATTCATCCAGGCTTCTTGGTTTGGGTGCTAAGCCTAGTTCTTCGTAATAGGAGCCAATGACTTCTTTGAGAAATGAGTCTTCATCATGGAATGTTACCCTAGCATAGGTTGGTTGATTTTGATGATAGACTGTACTCCGAACTGCTGTGCAGGCTCCTCCTTCACGAGCAGGAATCTCATCATCGGAAAGTCCACTCAAACTTTTGAGTAGTGTACTTTTACCTTGTCGCATTAACCCCACTACACCAATATTAAGGGTGCCACGGTCAAAGCGTTTATGAAGTTGAGCTAGTTTGTTAGTCTGAAATTCCAAGCGTTTGAGTAGTCCAGGGAAATTGATTTGTTGTAAGTTTCCAGCTATTTCAGTGTTATCGGGTAATTGAATTAGCTTCTGGCGGTACTTTTCTAGCTCAAGTAGTGTGGATTGAAGGGTTTTTAGGTGGTTTTCTACACTGGTGAGGCGTTGGACAAAGGGTTTGCGTTTGTCAAGGATTTCGGTAAGACGAGAGGCTATATTGGTTCTCTGTTGATTTGTGTACATAAGTTATAGCGTTTGGATTTGAGTTGTGAACATACTCCCAAAGGCCAAGAGGCAAGAGGCAAGAGGCAAGAGGCAAGAGGCAAGAGGCAAGAGGCAAGAGGCAAGAGGCAAAATAAATCTAGAGTTTTATTAGACAATAAAAAAAGACATCCTAGGTTGACATCTCATTTATAAATGAGATAATTTATTTAAGTGCAGATGCTTCAATTAGCATTTTTAATACAACACTCCAATGCTAAAATTGTAGCATTATCAGATGCTCCATTATCTATAACTTTTTGGATAATTTCGTCAACAGCTGCTTGTAAAGGCTGAGTTTTTTTTAAAGTTTCCGCTAGTTCAGTATCTGACACTAAATTCCAGACACCATCTGAACAGAGCACCAAGATATCCCTATCTTCTAGAGCTAGGGATAAGTCTTGACTAAAGCGGCTCAAATCTTGGACATAACCATCACTAAGTCTTGGTTGTGAACCCAGGGCTTTAGTAAGAATATTACTATCTGGATGGTCAAGACTTTCTTGATAGGTGATTTCACCACTGGCAAGTAACATCGCTACTAGTGAGTGGTCTTCAGTTAATTGACATATTTGTTCTTTCCTGATTAAGTAAATACGACTGTCTCCCACATGAGCCACTAGTAAGTTGTTAATAATCCCTAAAATTACACTTAGTGTGGTTCCACCGTTTCGTACGGCGTTAGTTACAGATTGGTTAGCGTTTTGGAATAATGATACCAACCAATCTGTCTGCTGCGTGACAGTTTTAAACTTAGAGGGAATCGGTTGCTCAAGCACGGTTTTGATGGCTAATTGACTGGCT from Moorena sp. SIOASIH encodes the following:
- a CDS encoding dynamin family protein, producing MYTNQQRTNIASRLTEILDKRKPFVQRLTSVENHLKTLQSTLLELEKYRQKLIQLPDNTEIAGNLQQINFPGLLKRLEFQTNKLAQLHKRFDRGTLNIGVVGLMRQGKSTLLKSLSGLSDDEIPAREGGACTAVRSTVYHQNQPTYARVTFHDEDSFLKEVIGSYYEELGLAPKPRSLDEFASQLPELPSDAATKKAMYERLRNEYYGHLNHYGHLLEANSPRVLDRVAKEEIRNYVVHQQDANSDFAVLAVREVEIFCPFNKSEVEKIALVDIPGLGDLRVGDEKLMLQTLGERVDVVLFVRRPDPVGYQWEERDTKLYDTAQKALNDLPARSFMVLNKMSSADQDNSKGCETLQRTIRENHIEVVNCVIADCSNPDQANQVLELILDYLVDNIEDLDSKYAKAYQEHIDILHKDLETDLHKASKALAGFGDEDQLFVERFKEFKEELSDSLEKFLKKLRKNRETVDPYFKAKVDTVMKACQSDPGIPELDEIERQRTDRFGGSYRSTYYGSIAAMRANLSKHFLSLNEGLQQSVEQLKSEVTNVLVNLKKGHLGNLTKERDAKFLGVMTELLDKYNNQLELGFRTLWESQVSYEGLIIHSIRQHFDDELEPDLINNNTLSIKNSESGESQVQEFNQQEVKNRLEALHKKVVIKCKETLDQWLTEPSQVRYFIIGEFFDRIHYAKDIGDQWRTFLRKEEIRSKVWPEFQRLKEHKQIQQEWQNLIQKAISSNTLESMQFLN